AGGAGTGGCAGTAATGTCAAGTAGAAACTATTATTTAGGGACTACATACTAATTTCCAGAAACGATATTCATAAAAATCAAGGGGTTAGGAGCTTAAGATAACCCAAATTGGAGGATTTTTGGGGTAAAATGTTGCAAGTTGGGGTAAGAGCATTTTTCTCAACCCCCAAAATCTCCCCATCGATCTTACTTTTAAAATATATAAAACATCTTTTTTAACAACTATAACAAAAAATTTTCGATATATATAGTATGAAAAAATTTCTCTAAGGAGAAAACCATGGAAAAGGATTTTTTCACACTCTCAGAAAAAGAATCTTACCAGATTCTCGAAAAAGCCCTCTGGCCAGAGGGACCTATTTGCCCAAGATGTAAGGCAAAGGCTCACCTTCTCTCGTGCCGGCTCGTGTATCAGTGCCCCAAGTGTGGCAGACAATTTTCCTTAAAAAGCCAGTCCATCATGCGAAAAAGTCACCTTTCGCCAAAAATCTGGCTTTCTGCCATGTTTCTTGTCTGCCAGGATGGTGGCATAAACGCGGTGAGGCTTTCACAACTTCTTCATATTAGCTACAAAGCAAGCTGGCTTCTTCTTCAGAAGCTACGAAGCCTTATGCGGCTTACCAATCGCCATCACACGAAATCCCTCCGAAAGCTTGTGAAAACCTTTTTCTTTCTCTCCGGCATCAAACGCCGCCAAAGAAAAAACTTTTCTCCCATGCAGGTTGTCGAAATTGATGCGGATGATACCCCTTCTAAACTTCACATTCATCTTGTGGATGATGTGAGTAGCGATTGGCTTTCAGACTTTTTTGGCAAGCTTTTCCGCCACACGCCCGTAGAAAAAAGAACGCCGTGGCTTTCCCACCTTAACGATGGGTTGAAAAACCTTCTTGAAGACGTCTATCACTATGGTTGTCGAAAGCACATGCAGCGCTATCTTGATGAATTCTGTTTTCGGTTTAATATAGAAGATGCTGCCACAAGGCTTGAAGAGCTTTTAAGAAGGCTTGGCAAACGTCGCCAGCTTCTCCCGTGGAAAAAGCTTGTTGCTGAAGGGCTTATTCTTCCCATCTGGGCGTAGGTTTTCGTTTTTTCTTTCTCAACACATTTCCTGCGTCTGT
This sequence is a window from Thermospira aquatica. Protein-coding genes within it:
- a CDS encoding IS1595 family transposase, which gives rise to MEKDFFTLSEKESYQILEKALWPEGPICPRCKAKAHLLSCRLVYQCPKCGRQFSLKSQSIMRKSHLSPKIWLSAMFLVCQDGGINAVRLSQLLHISYKASWLLLQKLRSLMRLTNRHHTKSLRKLVKTFFFLSGIKRRQRKNFSPMQVVEIDADDTPSKLHIHLVDDVSSDWLSDFFGKLFRHTPVEKRTPWLSHLNDGLKNLLEDVYHYGCRKHMQRYLDEFCFRFNIEDAATRLEELLRRLGKRRQLLPWKKLVAEGLILPIWA